From the unidentified bacterial endosymbiont genome, one window contains:
- the paoC gene encoding aldehyde oxidoreductase molybdenum-binding subunit PaoC, which produces MKFDKPAGENPIDQLKVVGRPHDRIDGPQKTTGTARYAYEWHEEAPNAAYGYIVGSAIAKGRLAALDTDAALKAPGVLAVITASNAGALGKGDKNTASLLGGPRIEHYHQAIALVVAETFEQARAAASLVQAHYRRERGAYSLADEKPTVSQAPEDAPDKNVGDFDGAFATAALRIDAAYTTPDQSHMAMEPHASMAVWEGNKVTVWTSNQMIDWCRADLAKTLKLPVENVRIISPYIGGGFGGKLFLRSDALLAALAARAVKRPVKVMLPRPAIPNNTTHRPATFQHLRIGADQSGKITAISHESWSGNLPGGTPETAVQQSELLYAGANRHTGLRLTTLDLPEGNAMRAPGEAPGLMALEIAMDELAEKAGIDPVEFRILNDTQVDPADPTRRFSRRQLVECLRTGADSFGWKQRNATPGQVREGEWLVGVGVAAGFRNNLLEKSGARVHLEENGNVTVETDMTDIGTGSYTILAQTAAEMLGVALEQVAVHLGDSRFPVSAGSGGQWGANTSTSGVYAACVKLREMIASAVGFDPEQSQFADGKITSGTRSATLREAASGGRLTAEESIEFGTLSKEYQQSTFAGHFVEVGVHSATGEVRVRRMLAVCAAGRILNPKTARSQVIGAMTMGMGAALMEELAVDTRLGFFVNHDMAGYEVPVHADIPQQEVIFLDDTDPISSPMKAKGVGELGLCGVSAAIANAVYNATGIRVRDYPITLDKLLDKLPELT; this is translated from the coding sequence ATGAAATTTGATAAACCCGCAGGGGAAAACCCGATCGATCAGCTTAAGGTCGTCGGTCGCCCCCATGACCGCATCGACGGGCCGCAAAAAACCACCGGCACGGCACGCTACGCCTACGAATGGCATGAGGAAGCACCCAACGCCGCCTATGGCTACATCGTCGGTTCCGCTATTGCAAAAGGACGCCTCGCCGCCCTTGACACGGACGCCGCGCTAAAAGCGCCGGGTGTGTTGGCGGTTATCACCGCCAGTAACGCCGGGGCGCTTGGCAAAGGCGACAAAAACACCGCCAGCCTGTTAGGCGGCCCCAGGATTGAGCACTACCATCAGGCCATTGCGCTGGTGGTGGCAGAGACTTTCGAACAGGCGCGAGCGGCGGCCTCGCTGGTACAGGCGCACTATCGTCGCGAGAGAGGAGCTTACTCCCTGGCGGATGAGAAGCCGACTGTCAGTCAGGCGCCCGAAGATGCACCCGACAAAAACGTCGGTGATTTTGACGGCGCGTTCGCCACCGCAGCGCTGAGAATTGATGCCGCCTACACGACCCCGGACCAGAGCCATATGGCAATGGAGCCGCATGCCTCGATGGCCGTCTGGGAGGGTAATAAAGTCACAGTCTGGACCTCAAACCAGATGATTGACTGGTGCCGCGCCGATCTGGCGAAAACGCTGAAGCTGCCCGTGGAGAATGTGCGCATTATCTCCCCCTATATCGGCGGCGGGTTTGGCGGCAAGCTGTTCCTGAGAAGCGATGCGCTGCTGGCGGCCCTCGCTGCCCGTGCGGTAAAACGTCCGGTAAAAGTGATGCTCCCTCGCCCCGCCATTCCCAATAACACCACTCACCGCCCCGCGACTTTTCAGCACCTGCGTATCGGTGCTGACCAGAGCGGGAAAATTACCGCTATCTCCCATGAAAGCTGGTCCGGTAACCTGCCCGGCGGCACGCCGGAAACGGCGGTGCAGCAAAGCGAATTACTCTACGCGGGGGCAAACCGCCATACTGGTCTGCGGCTCACAACGCTCGATTTGCCGGAGGGGAACGCCATGCGCGCGCCCGGCGAAGCGCCCGGGCTGATGGCGCTCGAAATCGCGATGGATGAGCTGGCGGAAAAGGCGGGTATCGATCCCGTTGAGTTTCGCATCCTGAATGACACTCAGGTTGACCCCGCCGATCCGACGCGCCGCTTCTCGCGACGTCAGCTTGTCGAGTGCCTGCGTACCGGAGCGGATTCATTTGGCTGGAAGCAGCGCAATGCCACGCCCGGACAAGTGCGCGAGGGTGAGTGGCTGGTCGGTGTCGGCGTAGCGGCGGGCTTTCGCAATAATCTGCTGGAAAAATCTGGCGCGCGGGTTCACCTCGAGGAAAACGGCAATGTCACCGTGGAAACGGACATGACCGACATTGGCACCGGCAGCTACACCATTCTGGCCCAGACAGCAGCGGAGATGCTTGGCGTAGCGCTGGAGCAAGTTGCGGTTCACCTCGGCGATTCTCGTTTCCCGGTCTCTGCAGGGTCTGGCGGACAATGGGGAGCGAACACGTCTACCTCCGGCGTGTATGCCGCCTGTGTGAAACTTCGCGAAATGATTGCCTCGGCCGTCGGGTTTGATCCTGAGCAGTCGCAGTTTGCTGACGGCAAAATTACCAGCGGTACGCGCAGCGCCACGCTGCGTGAGGCTGCCTCTGGCGGCAGGCTGACGGCGGAAGAGAGCATTGAGTTCGGCACACTTAGCAAGGAGTACCAGCAGTCGACCTTTGCCGGGCATTTTGTCGAAGTGGGCGTGCATAGCGCAACGGGGGAGGTTCGCGTTCGTCGCATGCTCGCGGTGTGCGCCGCTGGACGCATTCTTAATCCGAAAACCGCACGCAGCCAGGTCATTGGCGCAATGACCATGGGAATGGGCGCGGCGCTGATGGAGGAGCTGGCCGTGGATACCCGTCTGGGCTTCTTCGTGAACCACGATATGGCGGGATATGAGGTGCCGGTCCATGCGGATATTCCGCAACAGGAGGTCATTTTCCTGGATGATACCGATCCCATCTCCTCACCGATGAAGGCCAAAGGCGTGGGTGAGCTCGGCCTGTGCGGCGTGAGCGCGGCTATCGCCAACGCGGTGTACAACGCCACGGGTATTCGGGTACGGGATTACCCCATCACCCTGGATAAGCTGCTCGATAAGCTGCCGGAGTTGACGTAA
- a CDS encoding XdhC family protein, translating to MSDSLFDINDARWHQPEQAFLTDDPQSILRFAVEALMSGKAAVLVTLVEIRGGAARPLGAQMVVREDGRYCGFVSGGCVEAATAFEALEVMNSGRDREIRYGEGSPWFDIVLPCGGGITLALHKLRSAQPLLAALNCLEQRHPAGLRYDPQTQSLMCLPAHTRTGWHLNGFEVGFRPCVKLVIYGRSLEAQATASLAAATGYDSHTFDLFPASASVQIDADTAVILLCHDLNRELPVLQAAREAKPFYLGALGSYRTHALRLQKLRELGWRKEETERIRAPVGIFPKARDAHTLALSVLAEVASVRLYQQESSCQPPSS from the coding sequence ATGTCCGACTCGCTTTTTGACATAAACGACGCGCGCTGGCATCAGCCAGAGCAGGCGTTTCTTACCGATGATCCCCAGTCTATTCTGCGTTTCGCGGTGGAGGCCCTGATGTCCGGTAAAGCAGCGGTGCTGGTGACGCTGGTTGAGATACGCGGCGGCGCTGCGCGGCCGCTCGGTGCGCAGATGGTAGTGCGTGAAGATGGCCGCTACTGCGGTTTTGTCTCTGGCGGCTGCGTGGAGGCCGCCACCGCGTTTGAAGCGCTGGAGGTGATGAACTCAGGCCGCGATCGCGAAATTCGCTATGGCGAAGGTTCGCCGTGGTTCGACATTGTTTTGCCCTGCGGCGGTGGGATCACTCTGGCGCTCCATAAGCTGCGATCGGCACAGCCCCTTCTTGCGGCGCTGAACTGCCTGGAACAAAGACACCCGGCGGGACTACGTTACGATCCGCAAACACAATCGCTCATGTGCCTGCCCGCGCATACCCGTACGGGCTGGCACCTCAATGGCTTTGAGGTGGGGTTCAGACCTTGTGTAAAGCTGGTAATTTATGGCCGTTCTCTTGAAGCGCAGGCAACCGCCAGCCTTGCGGCGGCCACAGGCTATGACAGCCATACCTTCGACCTATTTCCAGCCTCAGCCAGCGTTCAGATAGATGCCGACACGGCGGTGATTTTGCTGTGCCACGATCTCAACCGGGAGCTGCCGGTATTGCAGGCCGCGCGCGAGGCGAAACCCTTTTACCTCGGCGCGTTGGGCAGTTACCGAACGCACGCTTTGCGTCTGCAAAAACTTCGCGAGCTGGGGTGGCGCAAGGAGGAAACAGAGCGAATCCGAGCGCCTGTCGGGATATTCCCCAAAGCCCGGGATGCGCATACTCTGGCGCTCTCCGTGCTGGCAGAGGTTGCGTCCGTACGTCTTTATCAGCAGGAAAGTTCATGCCAGCCCCCGTCGTCCTGA
- a CDS encoding nucleotidyltransferase family protein, whose protein sequence is MPAPVVLILAAGRGERFLTSGGSTHKLAAQLNGKPVLEHVIEAVETANLRGHLVCPEGGTCGMGESISLGVHATLEAQGWLILPADLPLIQPYSLQRVAAELEENSVVVPHHQHHSGHPVGFRHEHRAELLALSGDTGAKEIVRRARQRGEAKDIFLSDQGITHDIDTLADLQAAQRLIDLSRV, encoded by the coding sequence ATGCCAGCCCCCGTCGTCCTGATCCTCGCTGCCGGGCGTGGGGAGCGCTTTCTTACCTCCGGAGGCAGCACCCATAAACTCGCCGCGCAGCTCAACGGCAAGCCGGTTCTGGAACATGTGATAGAGGCGGTTGAAACCGCGAATCTGAGAGGGCATCTGGTCTGCCCAGAAGGCGGAACGTGCGGCATGGGCGAGTCTATTTCGCTTGGCGTTCACGCCACCCTTGAGGCCCAGGGATGGCTCATTCTGCCTGCCGACCTTCCCTTAATTCAGCCTTACTCATTGCAACGCGTCGCTGCAGAGCTTGAAGAAAATTCGGTCGTGGTGCCTCACCACCAACATCATTCGGGCCATCCGGTGGGATTCCGGCACGAACACCGTGCTGAATTACTTGCCCTGTCTGGCGATACGGGAGCAAAAGAAATAGTGAGACGCGCGCGACAACGGGGAGAAGCTAAAGATATTTTCCTGTCGGATCAGGGTATTACCCACGATATCGATACCCTGGCAGATTTACAGGCGGCGCAAAGGTTAATAGACCTGTCGCGCGTTTAA